Proteins from a genomic interval of Deinococcus planocerae:
- a CDS encoding DMT family transporter yields the protein MLVTLPNARRGVLARAQLALAMLLAGSSVVLSKIVGASLPIYLANTLILLPAVGVLWLLTWRLEGPVRVPPGAWRPLFLQALLGIVGFRVFLFYGVPLTSAASAGILTSSVPAVTALLAWAVLRERLTVRALLGVLLTALGILVLTVPGAGASEGTRPLLGGALVLGAVVGEASWNVLSRLSGARLKPLTATALVTSIALGLFLPLGLLEATSFDFTRLTPGDVFALGYYALGATVLAYLLWFAGVRHLTAGTAAVYTGWLPVSAVVLSALLLHEPLTPWHALGLSCVLCATFVFARQGDSHE from the coding sequence ATGTTGGTTACCCTCCCGAACGCGCGCCGTGGCGTCCTCGCCCGTGCCCAGCTCGCGCTCGCCATGCTGCTGGCGGGCAGCTCCGTCGTCCTCAGCAAGATCGTCGGCGCGAGCCTCCCGATCTACCTCGCCAATACGCTCATCCTGCTGCCCGCCGTAGGCGTACTGTGGCTCCTTACCTGGCGCCTCGAAGGTCCCGTGCGCGTGCCGCCGGGGGCCTGGCGTCCCCTGTTCCTGCAAGCACTGCTCGGCATCGTCGGCTTCCGGGTCTTCCTCTTCTACGGCGTGCCCCTGACCTCCGCCGCCTCGGCGGGCATCCTGACCAGTAGCGTGCCCGCCGTGACGGCCCTGCTCGCCTGGGCCGTACTGCGCGAACGGCTGACCGTTCGCGCCCTCCTGGGCGTCCTCCTGACCGCCCTCGGCATCCTCGTCCTGACCGTCCCCGGCGCCGGCGCAAGTGAGGGTACGAGACCCCTGCTCGGGGGCGCACTCGTCCTGGGGGCCGTGGTCGGGGAGGCGTCATGGAACGTCCTGAGCCGACTGTCTGGCGCTCGCCTGAAGCCCCTGACAGCCACGGCGCTCGTGACAAGCATCGCCCTCGGGCTGTTCCTCCCACTCGGCCTTCTGGAGGCGACCTCCTTCGACTTCACGCGCCTCACCCCGGGCGACGTGTTCGCCCTCGGATACTACGCTCTCGGGGCAACAGTCTTGGCGTACCTCCTGTGGTTCGCCGGAGTGCGCCATCTGACGGCAGGTACTGCCGCCGTGTACACCGGGTGGCTCCCGGTCAGCGCCGTGGTCCTCTCCGCCCTGCTGCTGCATGAACCGCTGACCCCGTGGCACGCACTCGGCCTCTCGTGCGTCCTATGCGCGACGTTCGTCTTCGC